In one window of Saprospiraceae bacterium DNA:
- a CDS encoding gliding motility-associated C-terminal domain-containing protein encodes MKNYIFVLSSFFLCGNLTSQVQLTIATVSGNKNDTVQVPVTVTGFNNILATQYSFSYDSNVLAIVDVIKTANYDVNFSTHVGSASVKNGQIGFTWDAPGGTGKNINNGATLFTLRFKLIGKECDSSFVQLTSKPTSIEVLDGNFENVNLTANTGKVKINGPGCQGGGPPPDTSGLQIIAATETTPAGVVKCIKVTTKNFKLIQTGQFTMHWNTAVAVFDTLNSAAWSLSWGQNYAALPDRSGVQINWDAGRDPLTLADNTTLFEVCLRPVGAAGSMTDITFDGTPVVVEFTNGNGDVVPVKFTSGKLTITAAPAKTLNLYVRDTTVEACGEFCIPIRVDGFKCVQNFQFSMKFDNTKLKFNRISSINLPNLGSNNFNVVKDSIRVTWDSQTGPQDLANGASMFSVCFESLLVSPPDCPFDTKIQFTDLLGSPLEFSDCVSDNFAVIKGEPELTVTCCPVITPVTITLGTKTNARCFGDCNGSVTGTQIAGGKGPFRYEWQLQPSQIVISTVLSPNDLCPGDYRLVVIDEGNGNARTTSTVVTITQPDELKCTAVITHVQTVNDGKIDLTVMGGTGPYTFLYVRLPNRTNPKTEEDPMNLSAGNWELTLKDANGCTKIDTFTINPPPIKVVSIVYLDSVRCFGDCKARLNVSASGGSTPYQLAQWSNGDRGNIADSLCAGTYTVTVTDAGGNTATGSFTVTEPDEIVITLDSTKRSSGSDGAIYTTGKGGTPSFTYQWRNANGQVISNTEDLINCAPGTYVFCITDRNSCIKCDTFICDAINTTPPTITVNLKIDPKLGNQPVSCRGLCDGKIFVEVTSTDPKLPYKYKWSHDSTLNSNTATNLCPNISYRVTVTDAAGNTKISSSLLLPDAPAIDLTVRKLACASTNIDNNGRYEALLSGATAPITYSWCNGNSAVIANDLPSGNCTLSITDANGCTASEEFTVCVGMIDNECYKSRLVISPNGDGFNEFFEINCVQNFENTLTIYDRWGNQVFAAVNYLNTWDGKDDDGNTLTEGTYMWILKVLEPGKNDQYFKGTVTIVR; translated from the coding sequence ATGAAAAATTACATTTTTGTCTTATCCAGTTTTTTTCTTTGTGGGAACCTCACGTCTCAGGTACAACTGACCATCGCGACCGTATCCGGTAACAAGAACGATACAGTCCAGGTTCCGGTGACGGTAACTGGTTTCAATAATATATTGGCAACCCAGTATTCATTCAGTTACGACTCCAATGTACTGGCTATTGTAGACGTTATCAAAACGGCTAATTACGATGTCAATTTTTCGACTCATGTCGGAAGTGCCAGCGTAAAAAACGGCCAAATTGGGTTTACCTGGGATGCTCCGGGAGGAACCGGAAAAAATATCAACAATGGCGCCACTTTGTTTACCTTGAGATTCAAACTCATAGGTAAGGAATGCGATTCGTCTTTTGTGCAACTGACCAGCAAACCAACCTCAATAGAAGTACTGGATGGCAACTTTGAAAATGTCAATTTAACTGCCAACACAGGCAAAGTCAAAATCAACGGCCCGGGTTGCCAGGGAGGTGGACCTCCTCCGGATACCAGTGGCCTACAAATCATAGCCGCCACAGAAACGACTCCGGCCGGAGTCGTGAAATGCATAAAGGTTACCACCAAAAACTTTAAGCTGATCCAAACCGGACAATTTACCATGCATTGGAATACTGCTGTTGCAGTCTTCGATACCTTGAATTCAGCGGCCTGGTCTTTGTCGTGGGGGCAAAATTATGCGGCCTTGCCAGACAGAAGTGGTGTACAGATCAATTGGGATGCAGGCAGGGATCCACTTACACTTGCAGATAATACTACACTTTTTGAAGTTTGTCTGAGACCTGTCGGAGCTGCAGGTTCCATGACTGATATCACTTTCGATGGAACCCCTGTCGTTGTTGAATTTACGAATGGAAATGGCGATGTGGTTCCAGTTAAATTTACATCGGGAAAACTCACCATTACAGCTGCACCGGCAAAAACCCTGAATCTCTATGTTAGGGATACTACGGTGGAGGCGTGTGGTGAATTTTGTATTCCGATCAGAGTAGATGGATTTAAATGTGTACAGAATTTTCAATTCAGTATGAAATTCGACAATACTAAATTGAAATTTAACCGGATTAGCAGCATAAATCTACCCAATTTAGGTTCCAATAATTTCAATGTGGTTAAAGATTCTATCAGGGTGACCTGGGATTCCCAAACCGGCCCGCAAGATCTTGCCAACGGGGCTTCTATGTTCTCGGTATGTTTCGAATCTTTACTGGTGTCCCCACCAGATTGCCCTTTTGATACAAAAATTCAATTTACAGACCTCTTGGGAAGCCCGCTAGAATTCTCAGATTGCGTCAGCGATAATTTTGCGGTGATCAAAGGAGAACCAGAACTTACAGTAACCTGCTGTCCGGTAATAACACCGGTCACCATCACTCTGGGCACTAAAACCAATGCCAGGTGTTTTGGCGATTGCAACGGTAGTGTCACTGGAACACAGATTGCAGGAGGTAAAGGACCATTCAGATATGAATGGCAGTTGCAACCATCCCAAATCGTAATATCTACGGTGCTTTCTCCAAACGACTTGTGTCCCGGGGACTACAGACTGGTTGTGATCGATGAAGGGAATGGAAATGCAAGGACTACATCTACGGTTGTAACGATAACTCAACCCGATGAATTGAAATGTACTGCAGTCATTACACATGTGCAGACAGTAAACGATGGAAAAATAGATCTCACTGTAATGGGTGGAACTGGACCTTATACTTTCCTGTATGTAAGATTGCCAAACAGGACCAATCCAAAAACGGAAGAGGATCCAATGAATCTTTCTGCAGGGAATTGGGAATTAACCCTGAAAGATGCCAACGGTTGTACTAAAATCGATACCTTCACGATTAACCCACCACCTATTAAGGTCGTTAGTATAGTTTATTTGGATTCTGTTCGTTGTTTTGGTGATTGTAAAGCAAGACTCAATGTCAGTGCCTCGGGGGGAAGTACCCCATATCAACTGGCCCAATGGAGTAATGGCGACCGTGGAAATATAGCCGATTCATTGTGTGCAGGAACCTATACCGTCACAGTTACCGATGCCGGTGGAAATACAGCAACCGGCTCATTTACGGTAACAGAACCGGATGAAATCGTCATTACGCTGGATAGCACCAAGCGGTCCTCGGGTTCAGATGGCGCCATCTATACTACAGGAAAAGGAGGCACCCCGTCATTTACCTATCAATGGAGAAATGCCAACGGACAAGTGATCAGTAATACAGAAGACCTCATAAATTGTGCTCCTGGTACCTACGTATTCTGCATTACCGACCGCAATAGTTGCATCAAATGCGACACTTTTATATGCGATGCGATCAATACGACCCCACCAACGATTACTGTAAATTTAAAAATTGACCCTAAATTGGGCAATCAACCCGTAAGTTGTCGAGGTCTCTGCGATGGCAAAATCTTTGTGGAGGTCACCTCTACCGACCCCAAATTGCCTTATAAGTACAAATGGTCTCACGATTCAACACTGAATTCCAATACGGCAACCAATTTATGTCCCAATATCAGTTACAGAGTTACCGTAACAGATGCTGCAGGGAATACTAAAATTTCGAGTTCATTACTGTTGCCTGACGCTCCTGCTATCGATCTCACGGTTAGAAAACTGGCGTGTGCCAGCACCAATATTGATAACAACGGTCGTTATGAAGCTCTGTTATCCGGAGCCACGGCACCCATTACCTATTCCTGGTGTAATGGTAATTCGGCAGTTATAGCCAATGATTTGCCTTCGGGAAATTGCACCCTGTCGATTACCGACGCAAATGGTTGCACCGCTTCAGAGGAATTTACCGTGTGTGTGGGTATGATCGATAACGAATGTTACAAATCCAGATTGGTCATTTCTCCGAATGGAGATGGGTTTAATGAATTTTTTGAAATTAATTGCGTCCAGAATTTTGAAAATACCCTCACCATTTACGATCGATGGGGGAATCAGGTCTTTGCTGCCGTCAATTATCTGAATACCTGGGACGGAAAAGACGACGATGGAAACACGCTTACGGAAGGTACCTATATGTGGATCCTGAAAGTCCTGGAGCCCGGAAAAAATGATCAGTATTTCAAAGGAACTGTGACAATTGTTAGATAA
- a CDS encoding response regulator transcription factor has translation MDAIRYVVADDHQLFLKGFRLLLDQIESRLSLSCAGEAGNITETLRLLNPESVDLLFLDLNLADADAGQMIPKFKELHPQLRILCISMYTDAKIARDVLKKGADGFLSKNADLAELEKAIETVMEGEIFTGRDIKLTDVNRKNLQSKLTVNRFNASQHLTKREKEILELVAKGKSNKDIAALLFISKDTVSAHRKSLMRKMNVRNASGLIKVAYEYNLL, from the coding sequence ATGGATGCGATCCGATATGTAGTGGCAGATGATCATCAGCTTTTCTTAAAAGGGTTCAGATTGCTGCTCGATCAGATCGAAAGTCGGCTTTCTCTTTCCTGCGCTGGCGAAGCAGGAAACATTACAGAAACCCTCCGGCTCCTCAATCCTGAATCCGTAGATCTCCTTTTTTTGGACCTGAATCTGGCAGATGCTGATGCCGGACAAATGATACCAAAATTCAAAGAACTCCATCCGCAACTCAGGATCCTGTGTATTAGTATGTATACGGATGCCAAAATTGCGAGAGATGTCCTCAAAAAAGGGGCCGATGGGTTCCTTTCAAAAAATGCAGACCTGGCAGAATTGGAAAAAGCCATTGAAACAGTGATGGAGGGTGAGATTTTTACAGGAAGGGATATCAAACTAACAGATGTTAACCGGAAAAATCTTCAATCCAAATTAACGGTCAATCGCTTTAATGCTTCTCAACATCTGACAAAAAGAGAAAAAGAAATTCTCGAGTTGGTAGCTAAAGGGAAATCCAATAAAGACATAGCTGCATTGCTATTTATAAGCAAAGACACCGTAAGTGCACACAGAAAAAGTCTGATGCGAAAAATGAACGTCAGAAATGCATCCGGACTGATCAAAGTAGCTTACGAATATAATTTGCTTTAA
- a CDS encoding N(4)-(beta-N-acetylglucosaminyl)-L-asparaginase has protein sequence MWNRRNFLSASSLLGFGAAEFWGGIAQELEFASKKSRKPLIIATWNNKNAVSEAWNELSIGKSALDAVEAGARVPESDPEDTSVGYGGFPDREGKVTLDACIMDSKGNAGSVVFLEDIKHPVSVARRVMEQTPHVILAGLGASQFAQEQGFITENLLTDKARKAYDNWKVKSKYSPVINSERHDTIGILGLDQSGDLSGACSTSGLAFKMRGRVGDSPIIGAGLYVDNEIGAATATGLGEAVLKKVGAFSIVEMMRQGMHPQKACKEAIKRLMSINSTEPFQVGYIAMNKKGEIGAFSLLPGFQASIFSKKGFELLNAESLLS, from the coding sequence ATGTGGAACCGTAGAAATTTTCTCTCTGCCAGTTCGTTGCTTGGTTTCGGAGCAGCTGAATTTTGGGGAGGTATAGCCCAGGAATTGGAATTTGCATCAAAAAAATCCAGGAAGCCTCTGATCATTGCCACCTGGAATAACAAAAATGCAGTATCTGAGGCCTGGAATGAGCTAAGCATAGGTAAGTCGGCACTTGATGCCGTCGAGGCGGGAGCCCGGGTACCGGAGTCCGACCCGGAAGATACTTCAGTGGGTTATGGAGGATTTCCGGATCGGGAAGGCAAGGTTACCCTGGATGCCTGTATTATGGACTCAAAAGGCAATGCTGGTTCTGTAGTCTTTTTAGAGGACATCAAACATCCAGTTTCTGTGGCAAGGAGGGTCATGGAGCAGACTCCCCATGTCATCCTTGCAGGGCTTGGAGCCAGTCAATTTGCACAGGAGCAAGGATTTATAACTGAGAATTTATTGACCGACAAAGCACGGAAAGCCTACGATAACTGGAAGGTGAAATCCAAATACAGCCCGGTTATCAATAGCGAGCGCCACGATACCATTGGAATTCTTGGATTGGATCAAAGCGGTGATTTATCGGGAGCCTGTTCGACCAGCGGACTGGCTTTTAAAATGCGGGGTAGGGTTGGTGATTCCCCGATCATCGGTGCAGGCTTGTATGTCGATAATGAAATTGGAGCAGCTACCGCGACGGGATTGGGGGAGGCAGTCCTGAAAAAAGTTGGGGCATTCTCTATTGTTGAAATGATGAGGCAAGGGATGCATCCCCAAAAGGCCTGCAAAGAAGCCATCAAAAGGCTTATGTCCATCAATTCAACCGAACCTTTCCAGGTTGGCTATATAGCTATGAATAAAAAAGGCGAAATCGGTGCTTTTTCACTTTTGCCCGGTTTCCAGGCATCCATATTCAGCAAAAAAGGGTTTGAACTTTTGAATGCCGAATCCCTTTTGTCGTAG
- a CDS encoding GH92 family glycosyl hydrolase: MKSNAKLNSKFPAVLFLSLFCVILLLNSCQRTGYNTFVNPFIGTGGHGHTFPGACYPFGMMQLSPDTRLEGWDGCSGYHYTDSLIYGFSHTHLSGTGVADYCDLLIMPGQGLIPEDIFSNSVYRSTFKKENEFASPAYYKVKLDKYSIWAEMTVGKRTGMHRYTYEDPKNQWLILDLKHRDPLVSSGITNLSSTGIEGFRQSSSWAKNQHFFFNIQFDKKIISSFFNADSTQMCLVFENNGSKILQLHVAISAVDANGASLNLEADWDQFNFEEMMRSSEDKWNELLSRIEIEDKGRTKKTIFYTALYHNLIHPSLFQDADGRFRGMDQNIYIAEIDDHFTVFSLWDTYRSTHPLYQFIYPDYNAKFIRTFLRQYQASRQLPVWELAGNETWCMIGNHAIPVIANAFAHNDFNFDTLLAKEAVKNSLMFGNNSGLKFMHKGFIASNEESESVSKTIENSLDFAAAEFIRADVDRSLSPYGYRNLFCPKTGFFQAKLNQKFIADFDPREVNFHFTEANAYQYLFGAHHDVSGMMNLMGGSHVMHKKLDEVFTSESKMTGRVQSDITGLIGQYAHGNEPSHHYAYLYNYVGAPEKAQRYVSAIKEQFYKNSPDGLIGNEDCGQMSSWYVFSALGFYPVHPFHATYDLGVPSFRHATIKVPGKKPIQIQSNISAKNKYVSVFKKNGSFPGYRFSLSEGDVLEFSLAKRALNEKLAEFPSEEPLYRIAPYILKGDQVFKDSNRIELASVQNLDMVYSFDTTRGPVYDYKQPIVIYKPTTLYFKLKQEESGRSWQKADFFVKPNGIKLTLTSTYANQYAATGPDALIDGVHGSEDYRDGFWQGFQAQDLVAELEFDEVQNSGNIQIRFLQDQKSWILLPSEVSIEYSLDGKSYSVPFVAKTEIPLDTEHSLTKTYNFNPGQSIRFARIKAKNAGQMPSWHLGAGGDSWLFCDEIKWVK; the protein is encoded by the coding sequence TTGAAATCAAATGCTAAACTGAACTCAAAATTTCCTGCCGTTTTATTTCTATCTTTATTTTGTGTAATACTATTGCTGAATTCCTGCCAAAGAACTGGCTACAATACATTTGTCAATCCGTTCATTGGAACGGGAGGGCATGGACATACATTTCCCGGAGCCTGTTATCCTTTTGGGATGATGCAACTCAGTCCGGATACCCGGCTCGAAGGTTGGGACGGATGTTCCGGATATCACTATACGGACTCTTTGATTTATGGATTCAGCCATACACATCTTTCCGGTACCGGAGTTGCAGATTACTGCGATCTGTTGATCATGCCAGGACAAGGACTTATTCCGGAAGATATTTTTTCGAATTCAGTTTACAGATCAACATTTAAGAAGGAAAATGAATTTGCAAGTCCGGCCTATTACAAAGTCAAACTTGATAAATATTCCATTTGGGCTGAAATGACTGTTGGAAAGCGCACCGGGATGCACCGGTATACATATGAAGATCCTAAAAACCAATGGTTGATTCTGGATTTAAAACACAGGGATCCTTTGGTGTCTTCCGGAATTACCAATCTGAGTTCAACTGGAATTGAAGGATTCAGACAATCTTCATCCTGGGCAAAAAACCAGCATTTTTTTTTCAATATTCAATTTGATAAGAAAATTATTTCTTCTTTTTTTAATGCCGATTCGACTCAAATGTGTTTGGTCTTTGAAAATAACGGATCAAAGATTTTGCAGCTGCATGTCGCCATATCAGCCGTAGATGCAAACGGTGCTTCATTAAATCTGGAAGCCGATTGGGATCAATTCAATTTTGAAGAAATGATGAGATCCTCTGAAGATAAATGGAATGAACTTTTGTCTCGGATCGAAATCGAAGATAAGGGCCGGACTAAAAAGACAATTTTTTATACAGCATTATACCACAATCTCATTCATCCAAGTTTATTTCAGGATGCAGATGGAAGATTCAGGGGAATGGACCAGAATATTTATATCGCCGAAATCGATGATCATTTCACAGTGTTTTCTCTTTGGGATACATACCGCTCCACACATCCATTATATCAATTCATTTATCCGGATTACAATGCAAAATTTATCCGAACCTTTCTTAGACAATATCAGGCATCTCGACAATTACCCGTGTGGGAACTTGCGGGGAATGAAACCTGGTGTATGATAGGAAACCATGCAATTCCCGTGATCGCAAATGCATTTGCTCACAACGATTTTAATTTTGATACGCTACTGGCTAAAGAAGCCGTCAAAAATTCGTTGATGTTTGGGAATAATTCCGGACTGAAGTTTATGCACAAAGGTTTTATTGCGTCCAATGAAGAGTCTGAATCTGTATCCAAAACTATAGAAAATAGTCTGGACTTTGCAGCTGCTGAATTTATTCGTGCGGATGTAGACAGGTCTTTGTCGCCCTATGGTTACAGAAATTTATTTTGTCCGAAAACAGGTTTTTTTCAAGCCAAATTAAACCAGAAGTTTATTGCTGATTTTGATCCCAGAGAAGTGAATTTTCATTTCACTGAAGCCAATGCCTACCAATATTTATTTGGAGCGCATCACGATGTATCAGGCATGATGAATTTGATGGGAGGAAGTCATGTCATGCATAAGAAATTGGATGAAGTATTTACTTCCGAAAGTAAAATGACGGGAAGAGTTCAATCGGATATTACCGGATTGATTGGTCAGTATGCCCATGGAAATGAGCCCAGTCATCACTATGCATATTTGTATAATTATGTCGGGGCACCGGAAAAAGCACAGAGATATGTAAGCGCGATAAAGGAACAATTTTATAAAAATTCTCCTGACGGTTTGATTGGCAATGAGGATTGCGGTCAAATGTCTTCCTGGTATGTTTTTAGTGCACTTGGATTTTATCCTGTTCATCCTTTTCACGCCACTTACGATTTGGGAGTTCCTTCATTCCGCCATGCAACAATTAAAGTGCCTGGTAAAAAACCAATTCAGATTCAAAGTAACATTTCGGCAAAAAATAAATATGTTTCTGTTTTTAAAAAAAATGGGTCCTTTCCGGGTTACCGGTTTTCTTTAAGTGAAGGTGACGTGCTTGAATTTTCGTTAGCGAAGCGGGCCTTGAATGAAAAGCTTGCTGAATTTCCGAGTGAAGAACCCTTATACAGAATTGCCCCCTATATTTTGAAAGGGGATCAGGTGTTCAAAGATTCGAATCGAATTGAACTGGCTTCCGTGCAGAATTTAGATATGGTTTATAGTTTTGATACTACAAGGGGTCCTGTTTATGATTATAAACAGCCCATTGTGATTTATAAACCAACTACACTTTATTTTAAATTAAAACAAGAAGAATCCGGACGGAGTTGGCAAAAAGCTGACTTTTTTGTAAAACCTAATGGGATCAAACTGACTTTGACATCAACTTATGCAAATCAGTATGCAGCTACCGGACCAGACGCTCTGATTGATGGCGTCCATGGTAGTGAAGATTACCGGGATGGGTTTTGGCAGGGTTTTCAGGCGCAAGACCTGGTTGCAGAATTAGAGTTTGACGAGGTGCAAAACTCCGGAAACATTCAAATTCGTTTTCTGCAGGATCAAAAATCCTGGATCCTGCTGCCTTCAGAGGTAAGTATTGAATATTCTTTGGATGGAAAAAGTTATTCTGTTCCTTTCGTTGCAAAAACTGAAATTCCTTTGGATACGGAGCATTCTCTTACCAAAACGTACAATTTTAATCCCGGTCAGTCAATCAGATTCGCAAGGATAAAGGCCAAAAATGCCGGCCAAATGCCTTCCTGGCATCTGGGTGCGGGTGGTGATTCCTGGTTATTTTGTGACGAAATTAAATGGGTAAAATAA
- a CDS encoding beta-N-acetylhexosaminidase, translating into MRITFIFFLILNQFIVNSQSDLNRDFPIIPKPKSIRVVGGNYSLNQLDKIIIPTGSLEAEQIANSIREILQIPILKLNRQKKIDKPSTRSLTLSHIDKPGRDEYYKISITKNGIWLQGSSAKAWFLGMQTLSQLYELNSSHFAEKTLPYCLIEDEPRFKYRGMHLDVSRHFYPVESIKKYLRLMARFKFNTFHWHLTDDQGWRIEIKKFPKLQEISSSRKATLKGHASQYPEVYDSSTYHYYYTQQDISEIVDYASKLYIDVIPEIEMPGHSTAALAAYPEFSCNGELRDVACKWGVFNSGVYCTQDTTIWFLKEILNEVCNLFPGKYIHIGGDEVPKENWKACEKCQAVKRRQNLKTEEDLQSYFLKNIEKHLSSKGKTLVGWDEILEGGLPANAVVMSWRGNEGGIHAARKRHEVIMCPGSHCYFDHYQSLNSTEPLAIGGYTSLEKTYHFEPVPTELKANERSYVLGAQGNVWTEYMPDFQQVLYMAYPRAIALSEVNWTAPDQKNYPGFLSRLGSHIPWFKKEEMQITQSMLDLSYQTRYGEDGIELSFNKPAMKGKILVESTREGDVVGEYLTHDTFILHKDVQFKAWYQLEDGYIGKPLRITFQKHLGVGKQITLLEAPAERYFSGGSQCLLNGIEAPGNKFGGPEWVGMEGKDFSAVIDLGQEQLVKSLLFQLYHDPGSWIHRPSEINIYTSEDGMTYSELVKYQISETKTGHLQPEIPLHHKSARFIKILVKNQGKIPELYPGAGKNAWLFIGEIQIKK; encoded by the coding sequence ATGAGAATTACATTCATTTTTTTTCTTATACTTAATCAATTCATTGTCAATAGTCAATCGGATTTAAATCGCGATTTTCCCATCATCCCAAAACCAAAATCGATTCGGGTTGTAGGAGGCAACTACAGTTTGAATCAGCTTGATAAAATAATTATACCTACGGGAAGTTTGGAAGCTGAACAAATCGCAAACAGCATCCGGGAAATTCTTCAAATTCCAATTTTAAAACTGAACCGGCAAAAAAAGATTGATAAACCATCAACAAGGAGTTTGACACTCTCCCACATCGATAAACCAGGCCGGGATGAATATTACAAAATCAGCATCACTAAAAACGGTATCTGGTTGCAAGGCAGCTCGGCGAAAGCCTGGTTTTTGGGAATGCAAACCCTTTCGCAGTTATACGAGCTGAATTCCAGCCACTTTGCTGAAAAAACATTGCCTTATTGTTTAATTGAAGATGAACCAAGATTTAAGTACAGAGGAATGCATCTGGATGTAAGCAGACATTTTTATCCTGTAGAATCCATTAAGAAATATTTAAGATTGATGGCCAGATTTAAGTTCAATACTTTTCATTGGCATCTCACAGATGATCAGGGTTGGCGGATAGAAATAAAGAAATTTCCGAAGCTCCAGGAAATCAGCAGCAGTCGGAAGGCCACTTTAAAAGGCCATGCAAGTCAATATCCGGAAGTGTATGATTCGAGCACTTATCATTATTATTATACCCAGCAGGATATCAGCGAAATAGTGGATTATGCATCAAAACTTTATATTGATGTAATTCCTGAAATTGAAATGCCCGGCCACAGCACGGCTGCCCTGGCCGCTTATCCGGAATTCAGTTGTAATGGAGAATTGAGAGATGTCGCATGTAAATGGGGCGTTTTCAATTCAGGAGTGTATTGTACCCAGGATACCACCATATGGTTTTTAAAAGAAATTCTAAACGAAGTGTGCAATTTGTTTCCTGGAAAATACATTCACATTGGTGGCGATGAAGTTCCAAAAGAAAACTGGAAAGCCTGCGAAAAATGTCAGGCGGTGAAAAGAAGACAAAATCTGAAAACGGAAGAAGATCTACAAAGTTATTTTCTTAAAAACATTGAAAAGCATTTAAGTAGCAAAGGGAAAACACTTGTTGGGTGGGACGAGATACTGGAAGGCGGATTACCTGCTAACGCAGTCGTGATGTCCTGGCGTGGAAATGAAGGTGGAATCCATGCTGCCAGAAAAAGGCACGAAGTGATCATGTGTCCGGGCTCCCATTGTTATTTTGATCATTATCAATCTTTAAACAGTACAGAACCCCTGGCCATTGGAGGCTATACTTCCCTGGAAAAAACTTATCACTTTGAACCGGTCCCAACTGAGCTCAAAGCTAACGAACGTTCGTACGTTTTGGGGGCACAGGGAAATGTCTGGACAGAATACATGCCGGATTTTCAACAAGTACTATATATGGCTTATCCCAGGGCCATAGCGCTTTCAGAAGTCAACTGGACAGCACCCGATCAAAAAAATTACCCAGGATTTTTGAGCAGGCTTGGTTCCCACATACCCTGGTTTAAGAAGGAAGAAATGCAAATCACTCAAAGCATGCTGGATCTGAGTTACCAGACCAGATATGGTGAAGATGGGATCGAACTTTCTTTCAACAAGCCGGCAATGAAAGGAAAGATCCTGGTTGAATCTACCAGAGAAGGAGATGTGGTTGGTGAATATTTAACACACGATACATTCATTCTTCACAAGGATGTACAGTTCAAAGCCTGGTATCAGCTGGAAGATGGATACATTGGCAAACCGCTTCGAATTACTTTTCAAAAACATTTGGGTGTAGGAAAACAAATAACACTTTTGGAGGCTCCTGCCGAACGATATTTCAGTGGAGGCAGCCAGTGTTTGCTCAATGGCATTGAAGCTCCCGGCAACAAATTCGGTGGACCTGAATGGGTAGGTATGGAAGGAAAGGATTTTAGTGCGGTTATAGACTTAGGGCAGGAGCAATTAGTCAAATCACTGTTATTCCAATTGTATCACGATCCCGGATCGTGGATCCACCGGCCATCAGAAATTAATATTTATACAAGTGAGGATGGAATGACCTATTCAGAACTTGTTAAATACCAGATTTCTGAAACCAAAACCGGGCATCTGCAACCGGAAATTCCTTTACACCATAAATCTGCAAGATTCATAAAAATCCTGGTAAAGAACCAGGGAAAAATTCCGGAATTATACCCAGGTGCCGGAAAGAATGCCTGGTTGTTTATCGGAGAAATTCAGATAAAAAAGTAA
- a CDS encoding fused MFS/spermidine synthase gives MNGFTIKKPNLFWKILSYFADLPIDHLSSEFNPNIGLYLSRGQFKLVSDNAIYSFGMQYRHFVAAFRKIKVHIRKPKNILVLGLGTGSIPQMLQSQFNITADFDFVELDPEIVFLFEKYLDFIYTGPYKIYCKDGLDFLESNSKQYDLICMDIFEDSTIPIKFESEKFLSFLNSALASSGILLYNRLHATPEDQELNKKFLETFSKVFPKYQVINHEYNWILVSEKNQASFNA, from the coding sequence ATGAATGGGTTTACGATCAAAAAACCCAATCTGTTCTGGAAAATTCTGAGTTATTTCGCAGACCTTCCTATCGACCATCTCTCATCGGAATTCAATCCAAACATCGGTTTGTATCTGTCTCGCGGCCAATTTAAATTGGTCAGCGACAATGCAATTTATTCGTTTGGGATGCAGTACAGACATTTTGTGGCAGCATTCCGTAAAATCAAAGTTCACATTCGGAAGCCAAAAAATATTTTAGTTCTCGGATTGGGAACCGGGAGCATTCCTCAAATGTTGCAATCTCAATTCAACATCACCGCAGATTTCGATTTTGTGGAACTCGATCCTGAGATTGTTTTTTTGTTTGAAAAATACCTGGATTTCATATACACCGGACCTTATAAAATATACTGTAAAGATGGATTGGATTTTCTCGAATCAAATTCAAAACAGTATGACTTGATTTGTATGGATATTTTTGAAGACAGTACAATTCCAATCAAATTTGAATCTGAGAAATTTCTCAGCTTCTTGAATTCAGCTTTGGCATCTTCCGGTATTTTGCTTTACAACAGACTGCATGCCACCCCGGAAGATCAGGAATTGAATAAAAAATTCCTAGAGACATTTTCAAAAGTTTTTCCAAAATATCAGGTCATAAACCATGAATACAATTGGATACTGGTATCTGAAAAAAATCAAGCAAGCTTTAATGCTTAA